The DNA segment CCCGACGTTGCGCCAGTGCTCTGGATCATGCTCGCTGAACAGATTAATTCCAATGATGGCGTATATATATACGATAATGCCCATCAGCATGATGACGTGTCCCACGCTTGGAATAGAGTTGACTAGCGCAGTAACGATCACGCGCAAATCTTTGATAGTTGACACGAGACGCATCACACGCAGCAGTCGGGCGAGCCGGGCGATAGTAGCGAACTGTCCGGTGAACGGAATCAGAGCCACCACGATGACCAAGAAGTCGAAGACGTTCCAGCCGTCTCGAAAGTACCCGCCAACACGCGGCGTAGATGCTGCCATTTTGATCAGCGCTTCCAAGACAAAAATGGCCAAGACAATCTGATACGCGAGTTGCATCCAGTCGCCATACTGCCGGGCGAGCGTAGGCGAAGTGCCAAGGCCTAGCAAGAGGGCATTGAAGATGATAATGGCGACTATCACGAATTCAAAAGCGCGTGCGTTCGCTATTCGCTGGGCGAGTTGTGTGATCGTATCCATTGTCGATTGACCTTGCTCTTGATAGTCGTGACGAGTATGAACCAGGTGCTTGAGTTACATGGCGCCTAGGACTAAGAGTCCTGCCCTACAAGCCCGCCTTGCCTCTATTCCGAATGCGTCTGTCTTGATTCCGGGGTGGCAGTAGCCCGACCAATAGTTGGCAGCAGACGTAAACTTACGGTTCCAGCCGTATCGTACTGAAGAGTGTGCACCATTTCACTCACGGCCTTAAAAGTAATCTAGGGAAGCTTGCGGTTTCTTGAGTCCGGAAGCCGGTCTGTGGGCTCGCCTGCCGGCAATTCATGTAACCCGATTGAATCTCCTGGGTTGTTCGCACCAGCATTATGCCACAACTTATGGGGGTGAGTGAAAGGACCGTAGCA comes from the Chloroflexota bacterium genome and includes:
- a CDS encoding ion transporter, encoding MDTITQLAQRIANARAFEFVIVAIIIFNALLLGLGTSPTLARQYGDWMQLAYQIVLAIFVLEALIKMAASTPRVGGYFRDGWNVFDFLVIVVALIPFTGQFATIARLARLLRVMRLVSTIKDLRVIVTALVNSIPSVGHVIMLMGIIVYIYAIIGINLFSEHDPEHWRNVGYAVLTLFNIITFDGWTDVMFTAMDLNPLAWVYFVSFVVVGTFVVINLFIAILIDKIGDAKLERILDQERPVTREELLEELRATKETLQSLEKRIQDE